One segment of Vespa velutina chromosome 17, iVesVel2.1, whole genome shotgun sequence DNA contains the following:
- the LOC124955271 gene encoding putative uncharacterized protein DDB_G0282133 isoform X4: MLNSGKEMSVSDERKALNTLRSTSPTPSLIDLASEAIASSQSNNAPITDNKTSLNTSNSMIVESLTKCLPQDKQNEMSPLDHIDSIRIFIDSFVLNPAGYRRVKSSCVSRNDNTLLSVTYFVQYNTTFKPPTQANHKLLRDDKSVRISSKRKSGQVIHFDHERIYNIPKFNIHQDFPLCFKILSRHLNQKSPTELGSGMMYISDIVKTENLSLSQRLAVINKGIKIGELKVTTELGCDSVHFGKQYIEAVMSGKENIPVLNVRSLLNTDIDRCKTATGTQSKTSNSVSSSSTKRIECLHMDNTNNMVTKKDGSEHTNQNIDDRKVDITEPDNKNHNNILLHGLIYIAEAKDLLELNTFLICRAFWLQDKGTSQLCSNTRNPYYHFCQLVPLIYGNALLERIKDNYIIVEVYYKNSVGMNNLLGIAKLPVHQLYIAYRDPIVLPHLLSSKYPIISVDEWVSINNPVTSQSCGQLLALVALGTAEQIALLEMSRGLRCQTVVPQAIRDYSYNYNDHRKQTDNTSEIMRTADLNMQLNSEISQYKDNYMHHIDDVGNNSNTINFKTQESQTDISTLKESKSASSNLPQDGVLNSERLVLHTLVDRLAHALNVTKTMNQAAQTEQEIDRKKQTDIEEQSCINSLRCNSISDDSNSDSPGNNLYLPTEMYRSVGVGAEFDEPIKQGPSGTYNNTYYYPPTHVQNLESKTTILNSDESFFRALIEIECALHLPKVEKLNESIEPTTYVTFQTTQADSMNQLQSYMITNVYPHSCNPRWEWKCDTKISTELLTHNEKRLILKVWRLFNTDISTDIDMERDIVIGFSAIDVSVLTTGFPSVSGWFHIMDFTGKCNGQIKVGITPLDNMSGFVKSSTSTSTTQIPLCDSSRSNESSLCNHNVFLNNIESNNTQQPPLTTTYNTMGSFTECGSHPTIDITQSFEDMSMSFLSSSLKQKLAELDEITKRLQSRLHDVTNTAFEDYFDNDFDLNEIHSDNENIDNRNTDSILPMAHISGTHDTWQNAPSNHNVHMHINNEQLPERMNDNLITNVNLSNIRPTLNFASQSNSNLLSNHYQREYHIQNDNTSYNNEAYPLRGTKVHINHLLDKLSLEHPVKPYITAGSSMRKNVIDLLTTVHKDNAQNNNKKNKLELIKKPTSMQIENRDQSTETLSNWMTDNTVAPTNVTATLNRSSLTSYNKISTVIREELVAEENNDTLKNDDELTNLLITSNVRHMDLDNIFNPLLYQHLVPDLQVSNSVSPETQAIEQLDTRYSKSFGTAINNGLNDTQDKVEAIALSPNKNINEKDKDKISESVGNTEIFRLTPSGISENVDGNIHVTVIHNPTNNDLMASNSTESTTTISLSKSSMRQSEMEIDENSYYNSSDMSVTAASRQAPDGGNPMEDSSKILPRKQTTDTSDLSSSS, from the exons ATGCTAAATTCag gCAAAGAAATGAGTGTATCCGACGAACGTAAAGCACTAAATACTTTAAGATCAACATCACCGACACCTAGTTTAATTGACTTAGCGTCAGAAGCTATTGCTTCTTCTCAGTCTAATAATGCACCAATTACTGATAATAAAACATCTCTAAATACATCTAATTCAATGATAGTAGAATCATTGACAAAGTGTTTACCTCAGGATAAACAAAATG aaATGTCTCCATTGGATCATATAGATAGTATACGAATTTTTATTGACTCATTTGTATTAAATCCTGCAGGCTATCGTCGCGTTAAATCATCTTGTGTATCAC gtaATGATAATACACTATTATCTGTAACATATTTTGTACAATATAATACTACTTTTAAGCCCCCTACACAAGCAAATCATAAACTATTGAGAGATGATAAATCAGTAAGAATATCTTCTAAGCGTAAATCAGGACAag taaTTCATTTTGATCACGAAAGGATATATAACATAcctaaatttaatatacatcaAGATTTTCCATTatgttttaaaattttgtCACGACATCTTAATCAGAAATCACCAACTGAATTAGGTTCTGGTATGATGTATATTAGCGACATtgtaaaaacagaaaatttgAGTTTGTCGCAGAGATTAGCTGTAATTAACAAAGGCATTAAAATAGGAGAGTTAAAAGTTACTACAGAATTAGGATGTGATTCAGTCCACTTTGGAAAACAATATATAG AAGCCGTAATGTCcggaaaggaaaatattccTGTATTAAATGTGAGATCTTTATTAAATACGGATATTGATAGATGTAAAACTGCAACGGGAACACAATCCAAAACAAGTAATAGTGTTTCATCTTCTTCAACAAAAAGGATAGAATGTTTACACATggataataccaataatatgGTTACTAAAAAGGATGGATCAGAACATACAAACCAAAACATTGATGATAGAAAAGTAGATATAACAGAACCGGATAATAAGaatcataataat ATTTTGCTTCAtggattaatatatatagcgGAAGCTAAAGATTTGTTGGAATTAAATACATTCTTAATATGTAGAGCATTCTGGTTGCAAGACAAAGGTACAAGTCAATTATGCAGTAACACACGAAACccatattatcatttttgccAA TTAGTACCTTTAATTTATGGCAATGCATTACTAGAAcgaattaaagataattatataattgtagaagtatattataaaaattctgtAGGAATGAATAATTTGTTGGGAATCGCAAAATTACCTGTGCATCAATTATACATTGCTTATAGGGATCCAATTGTATTACcacatttattatcatctaAA TATCCTATAATAAGCGTAGATGAATGGGTATCAATCAATAATCCAGTTACTAGTCAATCATGTGGACAATTACTTGCATTAGTTGCACTTGGAACTGCTGAACAAATAGCACTTTTAGAAATGTCACGAGGTCTTAGATGTCAAACTGTAGTGCCACAGGCAATACGtgattattcatataattataatgatcacAGAAAACAAACAGACAACACAAGTGAAATAATGAGAACTGCTGATCTTAATATGCAATTAAATAGTGAAATATCTCagtataaagataattatatgcATCATATAGATGACGTTGGAAATAATTCTAACACAATCAATTTTAAAACTCAAGAAAGTCAAACAGATATATCGACTCTTAAAGAATCAAAGTCTGCATCTAGTAATTTACCACAGGATGGAGTTTTAAATTCAGAGCGATTAGTTTTACATACGTTAGTAGATCGATTAGCGCATGCATTAAATGTTACGAAAACTATGAATCAAGCAGCCCAAACTGAGCAagaaatcgatagaaaaaaacagaCAGATATTGAAGAGCAGTCATGTATAAACTCTTTACGTTGCAACAGTATATCCGATGATAGTAATAGCGACAGTCCTGGGAACAATCTTTATTTACCTACAGAAATGTACAGAAGTGTCGGTGTTGGAGCTGAATTTGATGAACCAATAAAACAAGGACCAAGTGGTACTTACAATAACACTTATTATTATCCACCAACTCATGTACAAAATTTAGAAAGCAAAACCACCATTTTAAACAGTGACGAGAGCTTTTTTAGAGCACTTATAGAGATTGAATGTGCATTACATTTACCAAAAGTAGAGAAACTTAATGAGAGTATAGAACCAACTACTTACGTGACTTTTCAAACAACTCAGGCTGATTCTATGAATCAATTACAGTCGTACATGATAACAAATGTTTATCCGCATAGTTGTAATCCAAGATGGGAATGGAAATGTGATACAAAAATATCGACAGAATTATTAACACAC AATGAAAAACGCTTGATTTTAAAAGTTTGGCGTTTATTTAATACAGATATAAGTACAGATATTGACATGGAAAGAGATATAGTGATTGGATTTTCTGCTATTGATGTATCTGTATTAACTACTGGTTTTCCATCTGTGTCAGGATGGTTTCATATCATGGATTTTACAGGAAAATGTAATGGTCAAATCAAG gTAGGAATAACTCCTTTGGATAATATGTCAGGTTTTGTAAAATCATCTACATCAACAAGTACTACACAAATACCGTTATGTGATTCATCACGATCAAACGAATCTTCATTATGCAAtcataatgtatttttaaataacatagaGTCGAATAATACTCAACAACCTCCATTAACAACTACATATAATACAATGGGCAGTTTTACTGAATGTGGTAGTCATCCTACAATAGATATTACTCAAAGTTTTGAAGATATGTctatgtcttttctttcttcatctttaaa gCAAAAATTGGCAGAGTTAGACGAAATAACGAAACGTCTGCAGTCGCGTTTACATGATGTAACAAACACTGCTTTTGaagattattttgataatgacTTTGACTTGAATGAAATACATagtgataatgaaaatattgataatagaaATACAGATTCTATACTTCCTATGGCTCATATATCAGGTACACATGATACATGGCAAAATGCACCAAGTAATCATAATGTACACATGCATATAAACAATGAACAATTGCCTGAACGCATGAATGATAATTTGATaacaaatgtaaatttatcCAATATCAGACCTACTTTGAATTTTGCTTCACAGTCAAATTCTAATTTATTGAGTAACCATTATCAACGAGAATATCATATACAAAATGATAATACATCGTACAATAATGAGGCTTATCCATTAAGAGGAACAAAAGtacatataaatcatttactTGATAAACTTTCCTTAGAACATCCAGTGAAACCTTACATAACAGCTGGTTCatcaatgagaaaaaatgtaattgatttattaacaaCCGTTCATAAAGATAATGcacaaaataataacaaaaagaataagcTGGAACTTATTAAGAAACCAACATCTATGCAAATAGAAAACAGGGATCAAAGTACAGAAACTCTATCAAATTGGATGACTGATAATACTGTTGCTCCAACAAATGTAACTGCAACTCTTAACAGATCTTCACTTACATCctacaataaaatatcaacAGTTATACGAGAAGAGTTAGTTgcagaagaaaataatgatacattGAAAAATGACGACGAGTTGACAAATCTGCTCATTACTTCTAACGTTCGCCATATGGATTTAGATAACATTTTCAATCCACTTTTATATCAGCATTTAGTACCAGATCTTCAAGTATCAAACAGTGTATCACCAGAGACACAAGCAATAGAACAATTAGATACTCGATATTCTAAAAGTTTTGGCACTGCCATAAATAATGGATTAAATGATACGCAAGATAAAGTAGAAGCAATAGCGTTATctccaaataaaaatatcaatgaaaaagataaagataaaatatcagAATCTGTTGGAAATACAGAAATTTTTAGACTTACACCTTCTGGTATTTCAGAAAATGTTGATGGTAATATCCATGTAACTGTTATTCATAATCCtactaataatgatttaatggCAAGTAATAGTACAGAATCAACAACTACTATCTCTCTCAGTAAATCATCAATGAGACAAAGTGAAATGGAAATAGatgaaaatagttattataattcatcTGATATGTCTGTCACTGCTGCATCAAGACAAGCACCAGACGGTGGAAACCCTATGGAAGACAGTTCGAAAATATTACCAAGAAAGCAAACAACTGATACATCAGATTTATCATCAAGCAGTTAA
- the LOC124955271 gene encoding C2 domain-containing protein 3-like isoform X2 — protein MDSKVKPCRSLPPMVEGKIHGYLWLIIDEVLWYKNNSENITVFASWWGEQDNAKFRPIDIRTNTIRPSQDTAQIYSIRTNSNLFKEYIKNCETIELVIIDEEVNQIIGTSEVNELLDIFEQKPFFKYFPILDKNRSQIGEVHVGIKFNLNASKATTMHLKVHKLQKKQTKNKILLSPPDTNSHCKELRIHDISLSERFGNTNEDRSNAPVEIDSKDIYRSILKTKRAKFQEPLHNCNAAVTDKLVAQVVARAQKLRGAILKETYDEDPLALSDTGKEMSVSDERKALNTLRSTSPTPSLIDLASEAIASSQSNNAPITDNKTSLNTSNSMIVESLTKCLPQDKQNEMSPLDHIDSIRIFIDSFVLNPAGYRRVKSSCVSRNDNTLLSVTYFVQYNTTFKPPTQANHKLLRDDKSVRISSKRKSGQVIHFDHERIYNIPKFNIHQDFPLCFKILSRHLNQKSPTELGSGMMYISDIVKTENLSLSQRLAVINKGIKIGELKVTTELGCDSVHFGKQYIEAVMSGKENIPVLNVRSLLNTDIDRCKTATGTQSKTSNSVSSSSTKRIECLHMDNTNNMVTKKDGSEHTNQNIDDRKVDITEPDNKNHNNILLHGLIYIAEAKDLLELNTFLICRAFWLQDKGTSQLCSNTRNPYYHFCQLVPLIYGNALLERIKDNYIIVEVYYKNSVGMNNLLGIAKLPVHQLYIAYRDPIVLPHLLSSKYPIISVDEWVSINNPVTSQSCGQLLALVALGTAEQIALLEMSRGLRCQTVVPQAIRDYSYNYNDHRKQTDNTSEIMRTADLNMQLNSEISQYKDNYMHHIDDVGNNSNTINFKTQESQTDISTLKESKSASSNLPQDGVLNSERLVLHTLVDRLAHALNVTKTMNQAAQTEQEIDRKKQTDIEEQSCINSLRCNSISDDSNSDSPGNNLYLPTEMYRSVGVGAEFDEPIKQGPSGTYNNTYYYPPTHVQNLESKTTILNSDESFFRALIEIECALHLPKVEKLNESIEPTTYVTFQTTQADSMNQLQSYMITNVYPHSCNPRWEWKCDTKISTELLTHNEKRLILKVWRLFNTDISTDIDMERDIVIGFSAIDVSVLTTGFPSVSGWFHIMDFTGKCNGQIKVGITPLDNMSGFVKSSTSTSTTQIPLCDSSRSNESSLCNHNVFLNNIESNNTQQPPLTTTYNTMGSFTECGSHPTIDITQSFEDMSMSFLSSSLKQKLAELDEITKRLQSRLHDVTNTAFEDYFDNDFDLNEIHSDNENIDNRNTDSILPMAHISGTHDTWQNAPSNHNVHMHINNEQLPERMNDNLITNVNLSNIRPTLNFASQSNSNLLSNHYQREYHIQNDNTSYNNEAYPLRGTKVHINHLLDKLSLEHPVKPYITAGSSMRKNVIDLLTTVHKDNAQNNNKKNKLELIKKPTSMQIENRDQSTETLSNWMTDNTVAPTNVTATLNRSSLTSYNKISTVIREELVAEENNDTLKNDDELTNLLITSNVRHMDLDNIFNPLLYQHLVPDLQVSNSVSPETQAIEQLDTRYSKSFGTAINNGLNDTQDKVEAIALSPNKNINEKDKDKISESVGNTEIFRLTPSGISENVDGNIHVTVIHNPTNNDLMASNSTESTTTISLSKSSMRQSEMEIDENSYYNSSDMSVTAASRQAPDGGNPMEDSSKILPRKQTTDTSDLSSSS, from the exons ATGGATTCGAAGGTGAAACCGTGTAGGTCATTACCACCTATGGTCGAAGGCAAAATTCACGGTTACTTATGGCTGATTATAGACGAAGTTCTttggtataaaaataattctgaaAATATCACAGTGTTTGCTTCTTGGTGGGGTGAACAGGATAATGCTAAATTCag acctATTGACATTAGAACAAATACAATAAGGCCTAGTCAAGATACAGCTCAAATATATAGTATCAGAACGAATAGCAATCTATTTaaggaatatattaaaaattgtgaaaCTATAGAATTAGTTATAATTGATGAAGAGGTAAATCAAATCATAGGAACATCTGAAGTCAatgaattattagatatttttgaaCAGAaacctttttttaaatattttccaatattagataaaaatagaagtcAAATAGGAGAAGTGCATGtcggaataaaatttaatttaaatgcaTCAAAAGCTACAACTATGCATTTAAAAGTACATAAACttcaaaaaaaacaaactaaGAACAAGATCTTGCTTTCTCCGCCTGATACAAATTCACATTGCAAAGAATTAAGAATTCATGATATTTCATTAAGCGAAAGATTTGGTAATACTAATGAAGATAGATCAAATGCACCTGTAGAGATAGATTCAAAAGACATTTATAGATCTATTTTAAAAACTAAAAGGGCCAAGTTCCAAGAACCTTTGCACAATTGTAATGCGGCAGTGACTGATAAACTCGTTGCCCAAGTTGTTGCCAGAGCACAAAAACTTAGAGGTGctatattaaaagaaacttACGATGAAGATCCTCTGGCATTAAGTGACACTG gCAAAGAAATGAGTGTATCCGACGAACGTAAAGCACTAAATACTTTAAGATCAACATCACCGACACCTAGTTTAATTGACTTAGCGTCAGAAGCTATTGCTTCTTCTCAGTCTAATAATGCACCAATTACTGATAATAAAACATCTCTAAATACATCTAATTCAATGATAGTAGAATCATTGACAAAGTGTTTACCTCAGGATAAACAAAATG aaATGTCTCCATTGGATCATATAGATAGTATACGAATTTTTATTGACTCATTTGTATTAAATCCTGCAGGCTATCGTCGCGTTAAATCATCTTGTGTATCAC gtaATGATAATACACTATTATCTGTAACATATTTTGTACAATATAATACTACTTTTAAGCCCCCTACACAAGCAAATCATAAACTATTGAGAGATGATAAATCAGTAAGAATATCTTCTAAGCGTAAATCAGGACAag taaTTCATTTTGATCACGAAAGGATATATAACATAcctaaatttaatatacatcaAGATTTTCCATTatgttttaaaattttgtCACGACATCTTAATCAGAAATCACCAACTGAATTAGGTTCTGGTATGATGTATATTAGCGACATtgtaaaaacagaaaatttgAGTTTGTCGCAGAGATTAGCTGTAATTAACAAAGGCATTAAAATAGGAGAGTTAAAAGTTACTACAGAATTAGGATGTGATTCAGTCCACTTTGGAAAACAATATATAG AAGCCGTAATGTCcggaaaggaaaatattccTGTATTAAATGTGAGATCTTTATTAAATACGGATATTGATAGATGTAAAACTGCAACGGGAACACAATCCAAAACAAGTAATAGTGTTTCATCTTCTTCAACAAAAAGGATAGAATGTTTACACATggataataccaataatatgGTTACTAAAAAGGATGGATCAGAACATACAAACCAAAACATTGATGATAGAAAAGTAGATATAACAGAACCGGATAATAAGaatcataataat ATTTTGCTTCAtggattaatatatatagcgGAAGCTAAAGATTTGTTGGAATTAAATACATTCTTAATATGTAGAGCATTCTGGTTGCAAGACAAAGGTACAAGTCAATTATGCAGTAACACACGAAACccatattatcatttttgccAA TTAGTACCTTTAATTTATGGCAATGCATTACTAGAAcgaattaaagataattatataattgtagaagtatattataaaaattctgtAGGAATGAATAATTTGTTGGGAATCGCAAAATTACCTGTGCATCAATTATACATTGCTTATAGGGATCCAATTGTATTACcacatttattatcatctaAA TATCCTATAATAAGCGTAGATGAATGGGTATCAATCAATAATCCAGTTACTAGTCAATCATGTGGACAATTACTTGCATTAGTTGCACTTGGAACTGCTGAACAAATAGCACTTTTAGAAATGTCACGAGGTCTTAGATGTCAAACTGTAGTGCCACAGGCAATACGtgattattcatataattataatgatcacAGAAAACAAACAGACAACACAAGTGAAATAATGAGAACTGCTGATCTTAATATGCAATTAAATAGTGAAATATCTCagtataaagataattatatgcATCATATAGATGACGTTGGAAATAATTCTAACACAATCAATTTTAAAACTCAAGAAAGTCAAACAGATATATCGACTCTTAAAGAATCAAAGTCTGCATCTAGTAATTTACCACAGGATGGAGTTTTAAATTCAGAGCGATTAGTTTTACATACGTTAGTAGATCGATTAGCGCATGCATTAAATGTTACGAAAACTATGAATCAAGCAGCCCAAACTGAGCAagaaatcgatagaaaaaaacagaCAGATATTGAAGAGCAGTCATGTATAAACTCTTTACGTTGCAACAGTATATCCGATGATAGTAATAGCGACAGTCCTGGGAACAATCTTTATTTACCTACAGAAATGTACAGAAGTGTCGGTGTTGGAGCTGAATTTGATGAACCAATAAAACAAGGACCAAGTGGTACTTACAATAACACTTATTATTATCCACCAACTCATGTACAAAATTTAGAAAGCAAAACCACCATTTTAAACAGTGACGAGAGCTTTTTTAGAGCACTTATAGAGATTGAATGTGCATTACATTTACCAAAAGTAGAGAAACTTAATGAGAGTATAGAACCAACTACTTACGTGACTTTTCAAACAACTCAGGCTGATTCTATGAATCAATTACAGTCGTACATGATAACAAATGTTTATCCGCATAGTTGTAATCCAAGATGGGAATGGAAATGTGATACAAAAATATCGACAGAATTATTAACACAC AATGAAAAACGCTTGATTTTAAAAGTTTGGCGTTTATTTAATACAGATATAAGTACAGATATTGACATGGAAAGAGATATAGTGATTGGATTTTCTGCTATTGATGTATCTGTATTAACTACTGGTTTTCCATCTGTGTCAGGATGGTTTCATATCATGGATTTTACAGGAAAATGTAATGGTCAAATCAAG gTAGGAATAACTCCTTTGGATAATATGTCAGGTTTTGTAAAATCATCTACATCAACAAGTACTACACAAATACCGTTATGTGATTCATCACGATCAAACGAATCTTCATTATGCAAtcataatgtatttttaaataacatagaGTCGAATAATACTCAACAACCTCCATTAACAACTACATATAATACAATGGGCAGTTTTACTGAATGTGGTAGTCATCCTACAATAGATATTACTCAAAGTTTTGAAGATATGTctatgtcttttctttcttcatctttaaa gCAAAAATTGGCAGAGTTAGACGAAATAACGAAACGTCTGCAGTCGCGTTTACATGATGTAACAAACACTGCTTTTGaagattattttgataatgacTTTGACTTGAATGAAATACATagtgataatgaaaatattgataatagaaATACAGATTCTATACTTCCTATGGCTCATATATCAGGTACACATGATACATGGCAAAATGCACCAAGTAATCATAATGTACACATGCATATAAACAATGAACAATTGCCTGAACGCATGAATGATAATTTGATaacaaatgtaaatttatcCAATATCAGACCTACTTTGAATTTTGCTTCACAGTCAAATTCTAATTTATTGAGTAACCATTATCAACGAGAATATCATATACAAAATGATAATACATCGTACAATAATGAGGCTTATCCATTAAGAGGAACAAAAGtacatataaatcatttactTGATAAACTTTCCTTAGAACATCCAGTGAAACCTTACATAACAGCTGGTTCatcaatgagaaaaaatgtaattgatttattaacaaCCGTTCATAAAGATAATGcacaaaataataacaaaaagaataagcTGGAACTTATTAAGAAACCAACATCTATGCAAATAGAAAACAGGGATCAAAGTACAGAAACTCTATCAAATTGGATGACTGATAATACTGTTGCTCCAACAAATGTAACTGCAACTCTTAACAGATCTTCACTTACATCctacaataaaatatcaacAGTTATACGAGAAGAGTTAGTTgcagaagaaaataatgatacattGAAAAATGACGACGAGTTGACAAATCTGCTCATTACTTCTAACGTTCGCCATATGGATTTAGATAACATTTTCAATCCACTTTTATATCAGCATTTAGTACCAGATCTTCAAGTATCAAACAGTGTATCACCAGAGACACAAGCAATAGAACAATTAGATACTCGATATTCTAAAAGTTTTGGCACTGCCATAAATAATGGATTAAATGATACGCAAGATAAAGTAGAAGCAATAGCGTTATctccaaataaaaatatcaatgaaaaagataaagataaaatatcagAATCTGTTGGAAATACAGAAATTTTTAGACTTACACCTTCTGGTATTTCAGAAAATGTTGATGGTAATATCCATGTAACTGTTATTCATAATCCtactaataatgatttaatggCAAGTAATAGTACAGAATCAACAACTACTATCTCTCTCAGTAAATCATCAATGAGACAAAGTGAAATGGAAATAGatgaaaatagttattataattcatcTGATATGTCTGTCACTGCTGCATCAAGACAAGCACCAGACGGTGGAAACCCTATGGAAGACAGTTCGAAAATATTACCAAGAAAGCAAACAACTGATACATCAGATTTATCATCAAGCAGTTAA